A stretch of DNA from Montipora capricornis isolate CH-2021 chromosome 1, ASM3666992v2, whole genome shotgun sequence:
GCACTTTATGGTCATTTATCTGGATACTGTGAGTCCGATTTACATCAACAGTGTTTAGCAATAGCCATTTTACATCCTTTTTGGAACCAATTACAGATTCATAAaggtttcttcttctttccttcACTTATCGCTTACCTCActcatacatttcctttcagTAGATCGAAATGTTTGTCTGAGTCTACGCGGGGGGCTCATATCTACAATAGTAACAGTGTAAAGCGCTATTGCTTTGTGTAAGTATAAAAGATATGCCAGCATATACGTAGGCCATGTGAACAGTGGTCATCAGGACGGCTTTGGGTCAATACAAGTTTCGCTGAATGAATTAACGTTTCAGATGAAAAAATATGAATTTTCCGGTATAGTGgcacaagaaagaaaaagggcTGTGCAAGATGATTTTGAGACGAGAAAAAGTAGTCTCATACTATATTATCAAACTTTCCCTTTCATCGAACTTGTTCAGGATAATGATTAGAAATGCGGGAACGTTAACGGCAACTGATGCGATGTTAAAGTTTCGATGAGTGATGGTGTTTGCCGAATTCCTAGAAGACTTGAAAGGGCCAAGGAGCTCAATTTCTTATCTGGTAGTCACAGTTCTTGATGAAGACATAagttatataaaaaaaaaaaacgctgcAGCCTGTGGTGAATACGAGTCTCATGACCAACTCTCCCTTTCACGGTCATGCTAATGCTGCCTGAAGAGTGCGGGACTGGATTGTTTGGTATTGATGACAGAGGCTGGCCCATCGAGGCAAATTCCGCAAGGTGTTGAAGGTGGCAGTAAAAATATCTTAAAATAAACAATCTATCACTCGCAACATGTTAATGGGAAAATCCCGACGGAAACAGAACCAACGTGGCTTATGTTATCGCGAAAATTCGTGATAGGAGGTTACCATTTCACGGCGAAATTAAGGAAGGTAGCCGATCATGATGAAACACAGCACAGTTTGCAACAGTTTTTTTACAGAATGAGTCCCGCTGAAGTTGGTCGGGATAGTTGTTATGGTTTGTTTTGACCGTGACCGAAAAAAGTAGTTCGCTTGATCAATGCAACAGAGCTTGAGAATGAGTGGGCGAACGTTGtttataataatcatcatcaccaaACTATCGACTATCGATGTAATATTGATTAACTAAAACCCATGGAAAATCGTGCGAAAGTATTATCTGTAACTATTAAaactgatttaaacaaagattGTGGGGCTATTATATTTCTTGCCTGGTCAATATTTTCGCGGAATGACTGGATTATTATATAAGTATACCTACTAAGTGTCCACTCCGCCTATGTACTTTATATTGAACTGTATCGTGACTTCCTAGGTGAAAAAGGAAGCAGAGGAGGATTATAACTGAGGCACATAACTGAAGCTGCCTTCTAAATCAATGAAGCAACAAGCTAGGTTTTCCAAAGGTTTTCAATACGGCTTTTGCCATGATGTATGCGCAAATACAAAAGTACTTTTGGGAGGAATAGTTCAATTACATAAAGTAACCACCTCAGAGCATAATATGATTTGTAAGAAGCCTTCGATTGTGATAACCATGTAGCCTTGAAAATGGGATACGCTGGTGGACACCAAGCTAATTGTGCTTCCCTGACCGCATTGTGCTTCCCTGACCGACCGACGCTTACGTACACTGTTAGCCCATCCCACAAAGTAAAAATTGTTCTTAAAAAAGTCACTCCCGAAAGAATGTATGGAATTGAAGCCTCCCTTTTCCTTGGAAAAATAGAGGTACTATTATTTTTATGAGATGTAAAAATTCTTAAGCCATTACAAAAGATTGTTCTCATTTTATCCAAACTCGTATAAATATAAGACAGTAAGCTTGACATGGCCAAACTCTCTTTAGTGGTCATAAAGACTAGGTATTTGAATTGCAACAAGGATCCAGAATCAGTGATCTTGATGGAGTGCAAACTTAGTTTCACAGTAAGTGAAGAGAACagttacattttattttatctttgatACCCTTTTAGCTAAAATTTAAGCATCGGGAAAGATTTTTAGGCCGTACCTTTAAGTAGAAAAAGTTACCAAATTAAATGCAGGGTGAATGACAATGACATACCCGCAGGAAGACAGTGGACTCTACTTCTATGCTTTTCTGACAATCAACAATTACTAGTCATGCTTGAGAGTGCGTGGAAACATATAGTAAAATATTACAGTAACACTTAGGACTCAAGCATAGTTACTCGTAGCAACATAAAAGCAAACAAAGTTGTTAAGTGTCCAACCAAACGTTTTTCTACTGTTAAAAATGTTATGGGTATCTCAGTttgattttgcttttgctttccTCTTATGGTAAACCGTTTAGATTTTGCCAAATGCGAGTCTGCATGGTCTCTCGTCAGCGTGCTCGTCGAAGTACTCCAAGCATTTATGACTCCGCGTAGAAAACGAATTAATTCTCTCATTTAAGTGCACAGGAACATAAATCACTCATTTTTACCAACCAGACCAATACGCAACACAATTTAGAAATGTGAATCGAAAAGCAAAGAACATAGCCGTTTGTGACGATGTTAATTGAAGAGTCTACAGTGATTAATGGAGCAGGGTAGGTACCATAGTGCTGCATGGGATCTTTTGCTGAACGTTAATCAGATTTCGTCGGCTTCGTGGGAATGCACGCTCGCAAAACTAATGTGGATCGGGTACAACGCCTAACTAAATTTTAGTTTGAGAACAGACCACGTTATTTAGTTTAGCTTGGCTCATCAGTCTCTTTCTATAATTAGCTTGGATTTCTAATTCTAAAAAGTTTTCGTAACATTAATTTGGCTCTGCCTAAATTAGTAGATATTTTTGAACACTTAATTATAAAATACTGCTATAGCTTACAATGACTAATGGTTCACGTCAATAAATCCTATCAGTAAAATAAAAGTAATCCGCTGAATTTCGAGTTCCTTGCACAGAGAgaatttagtgaaaaaaaaacgcGTTTAGAAAACCGAAATTAGTGTGGGCGACTAAGTGACTACGTCATTTGAAAAAGTGTGCTCAATTTAAATTCCAGTCCAGTTGGTCATCTGAGCGGAGAAGGCGCATTCAAACCTCTCAATCTcgtctattttctttttgagatttatttcatcggccatttgagttgaaatagtgtaacgtcgcttttttcggattggaaaagtcgtgctgtttgcgatagcttgatcgctttcaacagaagcgaagcatgtgcaaagacagcgtgtttgtgtcgacgctcgcaagaaaatcgaaatgttttctctcctaagagcaaattactgttgattccaataaaatttctgactgggaaaactgtttgttcatcattttgtcttgttaattcaaagttgtctttaaaaagcaaaattgtgttgacatcgtctgttgaccaaacttgatttatgcaaatacaagcgaaacacgcaggagtggtgttcactattatgttataaaagaaatggtaagcgtgcagcgtgcaactatcgagttatggacgcacttgggaggtttgctaagcactcaagaagctagagtcgcactcggctatcgcctcgtgcgactcttacgcttctcttgtgcttagcaacctcccgcgtgcgtccataactcgatagttgcacgctgcacgcttaccatttcttaattggCTCTCAGAAGCACTTTTCTCATCAATGCTGATTAAAATCTCCTGGCGTAAGAACATTTGATTTTAACATATTAACAGAAAATGTTTCCTTCGTTGCACTTTAGATTGCAGTTATAGCCCTGTTGGGCTCCGCCGTTAAAATCAATGCCAGATTCGTCACCATCAGTTCAAAACTTAGAAGCGACTCTGATTTGGATAATCTCATTAAAGTTTACTTATCGCAAGGCAACCATCAATCGGGACAACTAAGAGTTAGATGCAATGGAATACTGACAAGGGATCGCCAAGCAAGTAAGTTCTTTACATGGGTATAATATCATTCCATTGTCAATAAATCACTATTAGTCAAAAGTAAAGTATTCTTTCACGAAAATGGTCAATAAAGCAGTAATGTTAAAAAGGCTAAGATGAACACGAGCGTCTGTTTACGTGACGGGATGTGAAGATGAATCAACGAAGCAACTGGTTATCATGTTTAAAGTTCGATTTTCTGGAAATGGTATTTAGGGATTTCACATGTGCATGTGGCTTCTTTCAAATGAAATTTGTATTTCGAAAAAGCCTGAGCTCTATAGTTTTCGATCAAGCAAACCCATCCAAAGTCTGATGAAGAGGTGCTGGAATTTAGACGCGTTCCGGTGGAAAAATGTCAACTTTGTTTCTCCTAGCTATGTAACACTGAAGCCTTGCAAAAGTGGACATGTAAATTGGTACGCACAGACCATACCAACGGAACTCTCCTGGTAAAGAGCCGTTCACACTTAGCACATAACCAATCTTATGGACTTGTTGCCGTTATTTGATTCTTATTCAAGTTGTGCTGTTGCATTGTATCTTTCCAAACAAGGGTTTAAAATCCTTCCGGTCCCAAACAAGCAATCTGGAATGAAATGTATTCAATTTCTTACAAACAATGAAGAGTATGCACTGAAGGCCATCAATGACGGAAGTCAATGGAAACTTGTCTTTGAGgttagtaattttttttttaattgtctaGACGCTTCCTTATTTTACGTCTACTCTCAGCGCAGACAAAAAAAAGCGCGATCTTATCATTCTCGTCGCCAGAGTCTTGGATCGAcgcaaggctctgggaaactctatgtacgagaacatgcgccgtaggctTCTTATAACCAATAATTGGCTGTttggaaccttacggcgcctgcttactcctcgtgctaacatgaatgcaccaattggAGACGCTATCgattgttcttcatgaaaaccaaTATACTTTGTTATAGGGTTCCCCATAGCTCTCCTCCCCCTCAGTCAatagaagagctctggggtctaGATTGGGGAATTTATAGGAAGGAATCTGCGTGGTTTTCAATTTATTCCCCTCATTAGCAGAAGTCTATCATTTTCAAAACCATGCCAGTCAGCC
This window harbors:
- the LOC138047387 gene encoding uncharacterized protein, coding for MECKLSFTIAVIALLGSAVKINARFVTISSKLRSDSDLDNLIKVYLSQGNHQSGQLRVRCNGILTRDRQARFKILPVPNKQSGMKCIQFLTNNEEYALKAINDGSQWKLVFERQECSSAYGPFLFNETKRGGDYSWEASGVGMYLSCPADDQAMLSLITVQDASEDTRIKFSYRFIRNRRTRNHH